One segment of Synechococcus sp. MU1617 DNA contains the following:
- a CDS encoding ABC transporter permease yields the protein MGRYWRTLRRFWGTAVAVQLEYQANVLIELVAVAMSLSGSLFLLSLFYGPDQTLGGWSWAQALMVQGLYTVFDGIATTWLRPNLGAIVTHVREGTLDFVLLKPIDSQFWLSLRTLSPAGLPEIGLGLGLLAWGSHQAGVVLSLSSLFTVLVMLLAGGLILYSLWFLIAATSIWFVKTWNATEVLRALLASGRYPLNAYPPALRLLFTLVLPVAFLTTVPAQVLLGEAAAPMLLAGLALAVLFFAAARAFWLFALRFYTSASS from the coding sequence ATGGGGCGCTACTGGCGGACCCTGCGTCGCTTCTGGGGCACGGCCGTGGCGGTGCAGCTGGAGTATCAGGCCAATGTGCTGATCGAGCTGGTGGCGGTGGCAATGAGCCTCAGCGGCAGCCTGTTTCTGCTCTCGCTCTTCTATGGCCCTGATCAGACGTTGGGGGGCTGGAGCTGGGCTCAGGCCTTGATGGTGCAGGGGCTCTACACGGTGTTCGACGGCATAGCCACCACCTGGTTGCGCCCGAACCTCGGGGCGATCGTTACCCATGTGCGCGAGGGCACTCTTGATTTCGTGCTGCTCAAACCGATCGACAGTCAGTTCTGGTTGTCGCTGCGCACGCTCTCGCCTGCGGGGCTGCCGGAGATTGGCCTGGGGCTGGGGCTCTTGGCTTGGGGCAGCCATCAGGCCGGTGTGGTGCTCAGCCTTTCTTCCCTGTTCACCGTGCTGGTGATGCTGCTCGCCGGTGGCTTGATCCTCTATTCGCTCTGGTTTCTGATCGCCGCCACCAGCATCTGGTTCGTCAAAACCTGGAATGCCACCGAGGTGTTGCGGGCCCTGCTGGCCTCTGGCCGTTATCCCCTCAACGCCTACCCGCCTGCCCTGCGCCTGCTGTTCACCCTGGTGTTGCCGGTGGCGTTTCTCACCACGGTTCCCGCACAGGTGTTGCTCGGGGAAGCTGCCGCACCGATGCTGCTGGCGGGCTTGGCTCTGGCGGTGCTGTTCTTTGCGGCGGCGCGGGCCTTCTGGTTGTTTGCCCTGCGGTTTTACACCTCAGCCTCCAGTTGA
- a CDS encoding ABC-2 family transporter protein translates to MQIFGLNRRIIRVLLGSQYAHMLEYRAEIALWALSGVLPFIMLSVWSGSDARSGLGLDGVALDRYFLSAFLVRQFSVVWVVYAFEEDALLGRLSPYLLQPLHPLWRYVAAHLGEQLTRLPFAALIAAVFFAVQPQAFWVPTLGGFLLAWLATWMAFAIAFLFQSVIAALCFWSEKASALERLQFIPFLFLSGLLAPLTAFPPAVRAVAQWTPFPYLIDFPARVLAGQPVDLLAGFGAQLAWIALLLPLVLLLWRAGVRRYSAMGA, encoded by the coding sequence ATGCAGATCTTCGGGCTGAACCGCCGGATCATTCGGGTGTTGCTGGGCTCCCAGTACGCCCACATGCTCGAGTACCGCGCTGAGATCGCCCTCTGGGCCCTCTCCGGGGTGCTGCCGTTCATCATGCTCAGCGTCTGGAGCGGCAGCGACGCGCGCTCAGGGCTGGGGCTGGATGGTGTGGCCCTTGATCGCTATTTTCTCAGCGCTTTTCTGGTGCGCCAGTTCTCGGTGGTGTGGGTGGTCTATGCCTTCGAGGAAGACGCTCTTCTCGGCCGTCTTTCGCCCTACCTGCTGCAACCGTTGCACCCGCTCTGGCGTTATGTGGCGGCCCATCTCGGTGAGCAGCTCACCCGTCTGCCCTTCGCGGCGCTGATCGCGGCGGTGTTCTTTGCGGTGCAGCCTCAGGCCTTCTGGGTGCCGACGTTGGGGGGCTTTCTGCTGGCCTGGTTGGCCACCTGGATGGCCTTTGCCATTGCCTTCCTGTTTCAGAGCGTGATTGCGGCCCTCTGCTTCTGGAGTGAGAAGGCCAGCGCCCTGGAGCGGCTCCAGTTCATTCCCTTCCTGTTCCTTTCCGGTCTCTTGGCACCGCTCACGGCGTTTCCGCCGGCGGTGCGGGCTGTGGCCCAGTGGACGCCCTTCCCTTACCTGATCGATTTTCCGGCTCGGGTGCTGGCGGGCCAGCCGGTGGATCTGTTGGCGGGCTTCGGGGCGCAACTGGCCTGGATCGCCCTGCTGTTGCCGTTGGTGCTGCTGCTCTGGCGGGCCGGCGTGCGGCGCTACAGCGCCATGGGGGCCTGA
- a CDS encoding ATP-binding cassette domain-containing protein yields MIQVQGLSKIYRVAEKQPGLAGTLRHFVRRRTRDVMAVQDVSFRIEPGEMVGFLGANGAGKTTTLKMLCGLIHPSAGEVQVAGYRPQRRQAEFLRRITLVMGQKQQLLWDLPPMDSLRVNAAVYGIPDAVARRRISELADLLELGEELTRPVRKLSLGQRMKAELLAALLHEPEVLFLDEPTLGLDVNAQARVRQFLADYNRRTGATVLLTSHYMADITALCPRVLLIHQGRLFHDGPLEALADQLAPEREVRLELESPVEADALVGLGRLEQLEGCDVRLLVPRDQLTAVVAQLLDRFPVRDLDVTDPPIEELIGGLFRQGRV; encoded by the coding sequence GTGATTCAGGTTCAGGGGCTGAGCAAGATCTACCGGGTTGCCGAGAAGCAGCCCGGGTTGGCCGGCACCCTGCGCCATTTCGTACGCCGCCGCACCAGGGATGTGATGGCGGTGCAGGACGTCTCCTTTCGGATCGAGCCCGGCGAGATGGTGGGCTTTCTCGGCGCCAACGGCGCCGGTAAAACCACCACCTTGAAGATGCTCTGCGGCTTGATCCACCCCAGCGCCGGGGAGGTGCAGGTGGCGGGGTACCGGCCGCAGCGCCGTCAGGCGGAGTTCCTGCGGCGGATCACCCTGGTGATGGGGCAGAAGCAGCAGCTGCTCTGGGACCTGCCGCCGATGGATTCACTGCGGGTGAATGCTGCTGTGTATGGCATCCCCGATGCCGTGGCTCGGCGGCGGATCAGTGAGCTGGCCGATCTGCTGGAGCTGGGGGAGGAGCTGACCCGGCCGGTGCGCAAGCTTTCCCTGGGTCAGCGGATGAAGGCCGAATTGCTGGCGGCGCTGCTGCACGAGCCGGAGGTGCTGTTCCTCGATGAACCGACCCTGGGGCTGGATGTGAATGCCCAGGCCCGGGTGCGCCAGTTCCTGGCGGACTACAACCGCCGCACGGGGGCAACGGTGTTGCTCACCAGCCACTACATGGCTGACATCACGGCGCTGTGTCCCCGGGTGCTGCTGATTCACCAGGGGCGGTTGTTCCACGACGGCCCCCTCGAGGCGCTGGCTGATCAATTGGCGCCGGAGCGGGAGGTGCGGTTGGAGTTGGAATCCCCGGTGGAAGCTGATGCGTTGGTGGGGTTGGGGCGTCTGGAGCAGTTGGAGGGCTGTGATGTGCGGCTGTTGGTGCCCCGCGACCAGCTCACCGCCGTGGTGGCGCAGCTGCTGGACCGCTTCCCCGTGCGTGATCTGGATGTGACCGATCCGCCGATTGAAGAGTTGATCGGTGGGTTGTTCCGGCAGGGGCGCGTCTGA
- a CDS encoding valine--tRNA ligase, translated as MPELAKTYDPVGTEARWQQAWEDQGAFHPDPKAPGEPFSVVIPPPNVTGSLHMGHAFNTALIDTIVRYQRLAGKNVLCLPGTDHASIAVQTILEKQLKQEGKTRHDLGRDAFLERAWEWKAESGGRIVGQLRRLGYSVDWKRQRFTLDEGLSEAVKEAFVRLHEQGLIYRGEYLVNWCPASGSAVSDLEVEMKEVDGHLWHFRYPLSSGDGHLEVATTRPETMLGDTAVAVNPTDDRYAHLVGQTLTLPFVGREIPIVADDHVEKDFGTGCVKVTPAHDPNDFAIGQRHGLPQITVMRKNGTMNKEAGQFEGLDRFEARKAVVAGLEELGLLVKVEDYRHSVPYSDRGKVPVEPLLSTQWFVKTEPLAARCREALEKQDPRFIPERWEKVYRDWLTDIRDWCISRQLWWGHRIPAWFVISETEGKYTDTTPYVVARNEAEALEKAKAEYGAAAEIEQDEDVLDTWFSSGLWPFSTLGWPDADSADLQRWYPTSTLVTGFDIIFFWVARMTMMAGAFTGEMPFQDVYIHGLVRDEQNRKMSKSAGNGIDPLLLIERYGTDALRFALVREVAGAGQDIRLDYDRKKDTSATVEASRNFANKLWNATRFALMNLGGETPAQLGDPDPSALQLADRWILSRLARVNRETAERYSSYGLGEAAKGLYEFAWNDVCDWYLELSKRRLNPSENPSAEALADQRVAKQVLAKVISQMHLMLHPLMPHLTEELWHSVTGEPETTFLALQPWPVLDESALDDALEASFAELIGAIRVVRNLRAVAGLKPSQSVPVRFVTGRGELAAVLSKGMADITALTRAESVAVMAPAEADAAPVAKALAGVSGELQVLLPIEGLVDLDALKGRLEKDIAKAEKEIKGLAGRLGNPNFADKAPPEVVAECQANLDEKQAQADLARKRLADLS; from the coding sequence GTGCCCGAACTGGCCAAGACCTACGACCCGGTTGGCACGGAGGCCCGTTGGCAGCAGGCCTGGGAGGACCAGGGGGCGTTTCATCCCGACCCGAAGGCTCCCGGTGAACCGTTCTCGGTCGTGATCCCGCCGCCGAACGTGACCGGCAGCCTGCACATGGGCCATGCCTTCAACACGGCCCTGATTGACACGATCGTGCGTTATCAGCGCTTGGCAGGAAAGAACGTGCTCTGCCTTCCGGGCACCGACCACGCCTCGATCGCGGTGCAGACGATCCTCGAGAAGCAGCTGAAACAGGAGGGCAAGACCCGCCACGACCTCGGCCGCGATGCCTTTCTGGAGCGGGCTTGGGAGTGGAAGGCCGAAAGCGGTGGCCGCATCGTGGGCCAGCTGCGGCGGCTGGGGTATTCCGTTGATTGGAAGCGCCAGCGCTTCACCTTGGATGAGGGCCTGAGTGAGGCAGTGAAAGAGGCGTTCGTGCGGCTGCACGAGCAGGGGCTGATTTACCGCGGTGAGTACCTCGTGAACTGGTGCCCCGCCTCCGGTTCGGCGGTGAGTGATCTGGAGGTGGAGATGAAGGAGGTGGACGGCCACCTCTGGCATTTCCGCTACCCGCTCAGCAGCGGTGACGGCCATCTGGAGGTGGCCACCACCCGGCCCGAAACCATGTTGGGCGACACGGCGGTGGCGGTGAACCCCACCGATGACCGCTATGCCCATCTGGTGGGCCAGACCCTCACCCTGCCCTTTGTAGGGCGGGAGATTCCGATCGTGGCCGACGACCACGTGGAGAAAGATTTCGGCACCGGTTGCGTCAAGGTGACGCCGGCCCACGACCCCAACGATTTCGCCATCGGCCAGCGCCACGGTCTGCCCCAGATCACGGTGATGCGCAAAAACGGCACGATGAATAAAGAGGCCGGTCAGTTCGAGGGGCTCGATCGCTTTGAGGCCCGCAAGGCCGTGGTGGCCGGCTTGGAGGAGCTGGGCCTGCTGGTGAAGGTTGAGGACTACCGCCACAGCGTTCCCTATTCCGACCGCGGCAAGGTGCCGGTGGAGCCGCTGCTCTCCACCCAGTGGTTTGTCAAAACCGAGCCTTTGGCGGCTCGCTGCCGTGAGGCCCTCGAGAAGCAGGATCCCCGCTTCATTCCCGAGCGCTGGGAGAAGGTCTATCGCGACTGGCTCACCGACATCCGCGACTGGTGCATCAGCCGCCAGCTCTGGTGGGGCCATCGCATCCCTGCCTGGTTCGTGATCAGCGAGACCGAAGGCAAATACACCGACACCACGCCCTATGTGGTGGCCCGCAACGAAGCCGAAGCCCTGGAGAAGGCAAAGGCGGAGTACGGCGCGGCGGCGGAGATCGAGCAGGACGAAGACGTGCTCGACACCTGGTTTTCCAGTGGCTTGTGGCCCTTCTCCACCCTCGGTTGGCCTGATGCCGATAGCGCTGACCTGCAGCGCTGGTACCCCACCAGCACCCTGGTGACGGGCTTCGACATCATCTTTTTCTGGGTTGCCCGGATGACGATGATGGCCGGCGCTTTCACCGGCGAGATGCCCTTTCAGGACGTCTACATCCACGGTCTGGTGCGGGATGAGCAGAACCGCAAGATGAGCAAGAGCGCCGGTAACGGCATCGATCCGCTGCTGCTGATCGAGCGCTACGGCACCGATGCTCTGCGCTTCGCCCTGGTGCGGGAAGTGGCCGGTGCGGGGCAGGACATCCGCCTGGACTACGACCGCAAGAAAGACACCTCCGCCACGGTGGAGGCCTCGCGCAACTTCGCCAACAAGCTGTGGAACGCCACCCGCTTCGCGCTGATGAACCTGGGCGGAGAAACGCCGGCCCAACTCGGCGACCCCGATCCCTCAGCGCTGCAGCTGGCGGACCGTTGGATCCTCTCCCGCCTGGCCCGGGTGAACCGGGAGACGGCCGAGCGCTACAGCAGCTACGGCCTCGGTGAAGCGGCCAAGGGGCTTTACGAGTTCGCCTGGAACGACGTCTGCGACTGGTATCTGGAACTGAGCAAGCGCCGGCTCAACCCCAGTGAGAACCCCTCAGCCGAGGCCCTTGCTGATCAGCGGGTGGCCAAGCAGGTGCTGGCCAAGGTGATCAGCCAGATGCACCTGATGCTGCATCCGCTGATGCCCCACCTCACCGAAGAGCTCTGGCACAGCGTCACTGGCGAGCCGGAGACCACCTTCCTGGCGTTGCAGCCCTGGCCGGTTCTAGATGAAAGCGCTTTGGATGATGCGTTGGAAGCCTCCTTCGCTGAGCTGATCGGTGCCATTCGTGTGGTGCGCAATCTGCGCGCGGTGGCGGGTCTCAAGCCCTCCCAGTCGGTGCCGGTGCGTTTCGTCACCGGCCGCGGCGAGCTGGCGGCTGTGCTGAGCAAGGGCATGGCCGATATCACGGCGTTGACGCGGGCGGAGTCGGTGGCAGTGATGGCGCCGGCGGAGGCCGATGCGGCTCCGGTGGCCAAGGCACTGGCGGGAGTGAGCGGTGAGCTCCAGGTGCTGCTGCCGATCGAAGGCCTCGTTGATCTCGATGCGCTCAAGGGGCGCCTGGAAAAAGACATCGCCAAGGCCGAGAAGGAGATCAAGGGGCTGGCGGGCCGCTTGGGGAACCCCAACTTCGCCGATAAGGCTCCGCCGGAGGTGGTGGCGGAATGCCAGGCCAACCTGGATGAGAAGCAGGCCCAGGCGGATCTGGCGCGTAAGCGCCTGGCGGATCTGAGCTGA